A window of candidate division KSB1 bacterium contains these coding sequences:
- a CDS encoding low molecular weight protein arginine phosphatase, which translates to MAEGVLKNRIPIHLKDDMVVQSAGVGTWNGAPATELAIQVCKEAQIDIADHQSQIIEPEIIEEANLIFALDQGHFSTLRRYFPDSMDHIYLLKEYKNRDISKPDISDPIGESYDFYKIIFEEIDQEINRIVPIIIEHAEAFLKPSLDKS; encoded by the coding sequence ATGGCGGAGGGGGTGTTAAAAAATCGAATTCCTATTCACTTGAAGGATGACATGGTTGTTCAATCTGCAGGGGTTGGGACCTGGAACGGAGCGCCCGCTACGGAATTGGCAATTCAGGTTTGTAAAGAAGCACAAATAGATATTGCTGACCATCAGTCACAAATCATCGAACCCGAAATAATTGAGGAAGCCAATCTTATTTTTGCTCTTGACCAAGGCCATTTTTCTACTTTGAGGCGTTATTTTCCTGATTCCATGGATCATATTTATTTGCTCAAAGAATATAAAAACCGTGATATTTCCAAACCTGACATATCAGATCCAATTGGTGAAAGTTATGATTTTTACAAAATAATATTTGAAGAAATTGATCAGGAAATTAACAGGATAGTACCAATTATTATTGAACATGCGGAAGCTTTTTTAAAACCATCACTGGATAAATCCTAG